The nucleotide window GCATCCTCAATGACACCTTGCCTTCAACTTGAACAGTCTGTAAACTAACAGTAATGCTTAATGGCCAATCCATTTGAGCTGATTGTTCCGAGGTTTATTTAAGCGCTCAGGATATCATGATGTTGCATGCAGGGGGTGCCCTTCGCTTGGCGCTTAAtgataaaagaaataagcCGACCACGAAGCTGAAAGTAGGTGATATGAAACCACACCGAGACAAAATACTGGAACTTGACTTTCGGCATCGAATATAtcccaagatcttgaaaaTCTACTTATTTTGTATATGAGATCCTTTTTTtgatatatttctttatctCACGTATTTGAAGTCTCTAGCGAACCTCTAATGGTTGGCCCACTGGACTATACCATAGGCTGGATCTGCGCCCTTGAGACTGTATATATTGCTGCATAGACATTCCTGGATGATGAGCACCCTGCGCCGAGTTTTGTTTCTATAAATGACCCAAATGAGTACACCTTGGGTCGAATAGGAAATCACAACGTCGTCATTGCTGTTCTTTCTCAAGGATATGGCACATCGAGTGCAGCCAGCGTCGCGACCCATATGACCTTGAGCTTTCTCAATATCAGGATTGGATTGCTAGTCGGTATATCAGGCGGTGTCCCTGGCATACAGCATGATATACGACTTGGAGATGTTATAGCTAGCACTCCAGGAAATGGACATAATGGCGTTTTTGCATACGATATGGGCGTGGCTCTTCAGGGCCAAGAATTTGAGATTCGGAGAGTTCTGAACGCGCCACCTTTCCAGCTCCTGGCGGCAATGAATGGTCTCAGAGCCCAACACAAGATTCAAGTGCATCGGCTTCAGCAATCCATCCGCGAGATTCTGGGCAGAAGGCCAAAACTACGCACCAAGTTCGGACGCCCTGATCCAGACTCTGATCGGCTCTATTTTCCCCATATTGTTCACCCGTCTGGCCAATCTTCCCATTGTGCGGGGCATTGTGGAAGCGATCCATCAACGCTTGTTCTGCGGCCAGAAAGAATGGATGCAGAAAACGGCATTGTCATTCATTATGGCCTTATCGCTTCTGGAAACACTCTTTGCAGAGATGCCAATCTACGTGACAAATTTGCCCAGAAGGGAGTCCTATGCTTCGAGATGGAAGCAGCAGGCTTGATAAATTACTTCCCTTGTGTAGTGATTCGGGGTATATGTGACTACTCTGATCCGCACAAGACTAAAGACTGGCAAGGATATGCTGCTATGACTGCCGCAGCATATGCCAAAGACCTTCTCAAGCATGTCACTCGATCGCAGGTTGCGACGAAACGAGAGACGCGTGCTTGTGGCACGAAATGTTTAACCGGTCATTACTCGAGTCTCCTCATGGAGACAGTATTCGTTTTCATGCTGTTCTTACTTGTAGAGGCTATCGCAAGTAATGTGGTCTGAAGTGGGGGGCGACTGGTGTGATTCAGTAAAAGAAATCCACCAAAGCCTTCGATGGCAGTTGATACAGTTGAGGATGCATGTTGATTTGTTTAATTTATTGGGTATTAGAACCTGTTTATGTGACACCAGACAGCAAGACGTTGCACAAAATGTCGTTAGTTACAACATACTTTGGTCAACCGTCAAGGAACAACCAATGCATGTATCTCAGTCCTGTTCGCCTTCATTCTGTTGGGGTTCATCACGCAAAATTTTACTAAATAATTACGGCTTCCTTGTTTTTACCCCACTAAAGTTGAGCATGCCGTAGAATTACATTGGTTTGTCGTCAAACATCAACCACATACATGACCCGAAACCTTGGGTGAGATTGCCAACAGAGTATTAGGTTAGTAGCTCAGCCCCGCTTCTTAAATCCGCTTCCTACTTGTCAACaaagcctcatcaacaaagcTCTAGCAGCATAGCTAACACAATCGCCGCCCCCATATCCAAGATATACAACAACTCGTATTAATACACTATTTACAAGGTATGACATTCGAAACTTCTAACAACGCACTATCGCCGCCTCAAACACCACCAGCATAGAATGTAATCTAGTTCACTTTCAGTGGTAGAAATACCAATTTAAAGCTAGTGGCTATGTATAATAATAAACgctttattatatatctctcTGCGGATAACTTTTCTAAGTCGCCCATATTAAAAGAATActatctcttcttcttataagtTGCCAAAGAGTTTAAGCTGGATGGTGTAGCTATCGAGGACTTCTAGGATTAGATTATTATCCCTCTACTCCATATTTTCCAGAAGCTGCCTACTCTAGACTAGGCAGTACTACAGACCTTGGATAGATTTTTCAACCCTGAAACTTTCGTCTATACCTTTCAAACGGTCTCCCATAAGCATATACCACAGCTAGATAGAGACACCTAACACCAATATCTATTCAGTGTTTCTGTTCCTGAGGAACTCTGTGCGTTATGGAAGTCCTTTGATCTGCCTGAAGTACGGATCTTTTATAAGAATATGGTTAGCCTGCCTTCTAATACGCCGCGCAAAGTCCTATTAAACGACAAGATAATTGCATTCTTTGAGCTCATACGCCATAGCAATAAGCAGCCccttataaataaactagaTATATATAGGAAGATTAACAGAGCCCaacttaataataagataaggaTTTTATGCCTCTATGGCCTGGTGCAGAATAATAATGGTGTTACTCTGGGTCTTTTACTTACCTATATTAACTATAGGCATATAAcactattatatatagtagaGCCGGGAACCGAAGTTTTACTAAGGGAGAGATAGGCTGCACAAATTCAGGAAGCTATTGGCCAACTACATGATGCTAGAATCGTTTAGGGAGATGCCAAACCGGACAATGtcctaattaatataaataaggataCTTGgcttattatttttagtGGTGGATACACGGGGGGATAGGTGCCCAAGATCCTTGCCGGGACAATGGAAGGTGATCGCATTGCTCTCGAGAAGATACTAGAATACATCCGCACCCAGAATATCAATCAGGAGGCTATTTATTTCCCCTCATTATTCGACCGTCACTTATTTTCCTGGCTATATGCACATTTCTAGCGTCTGACCCAACTTTTCACACCGTGTCAGATGAAGGATCTGGACCCCGCAACATTGTATGTGTTGGTCGTGAATAGTTCACTTTTTCACGTATATCAGCAAAAAGGTGATGGGTCTCTGTGCATGTGTTCACTCCACCTCAAGATATACGCCCCGACCAATTGCCTATGCTTAGCGTTGTTGCCTGATCCAGCTTCACACCGCTTTCTGTTCTAGTAACTTATTAGACAGCCGCAGAACCCGCGAGATGCATTTCCTATCTTTCTGTTTATTACCTGAACTTTTCCCAACTTGAACTGAGTGTCTTCTAAGTGAACCCTTTTCATTTTCCCACAGACCACAGCACATCAAAAACTAGCGAAGATGGCATCGTCCTTTTTTGCACTTTCGCAAACCCTTGGAGGAATCACCCACACTAAGATCAGTGAACTTGAAAAGCAGCGCACTATTTACGAATCACGAAAGGATAAAATCTTGGAACAGGCCaatcaagaagatgatcgAACTGTAAGAATCAACCTTCTCCTAGAGGGAGTTGAGAATCTCAACGCTGAGGCTTTCCAAAGCCCTGCagtcaagaacatcaagcaCTGGCTCAGTCAGTCAAAATATGATGTTTCTGTTCCAAGCGAGTTCATGCAGGCCCATGAAGAACTACTTCGGTCGCACCTAGAGGTACCAAGTCGGAAACTAGCACTTGGCCACCTCTACGCTCGGCTCATCACGGAATGGATGACTGCCTCTCTCAGCGACCGTCCGGCCTCGGAGGAAGAAACTTACGAGGTTTTGGATCAACAAAAGGAGAGGCTGCAGCAGCTGTGTGACAAGTTTGAGCGAGTAGTCTTTGAGCCGTTGGAAACcgatgaagttgagattGATCTCTACCTCAACGAGCTGTTCCAAGGTGAACAAAGTGAAGAGGGTGCCAAGTCACTCAAGGCTCTGAGAGAGACAATCGGTGACTCTTGCCAACTAATCTTTGGCGAAAAGGCGCCGTTTGATTCCACGACACTCACGTGGTGTATCAATGGGCTACTCGCTGAGGACTTGCTCAGCGACCAGAAACAGGCCATTCTTCGAGACTTTCTTGAGAAACCGGTTGTTTTGGGAGAGATAGCCGATGTCCTCAATATGCGTTTCTCCAATATTGACAGCTGGGAATGGGATGCTGGTGAACAAGGCAGTAAGTCCTCCAGAATTGTTCTCTTCTAGCTGCGGAAGAAATAACTAAATCCATTGCACTAGTCCCTGTTCTTCCAAGGCAGCAGTTGAACGGTAAATACAGAATATGGATGGACGAGGATGTGTTGCAAGCAATTCTCATCCACTACATTGGGATTCAGTGTTGCGTTGCTCTCAAAAAGGctctcaacagcttcatttACTCCAAGGATAGCTTCTGGAGGTGGCACACCGGACCAGATCCTAGCCGTGATGAGAAGCAGCGCCGCATGTATTACTTGTCCAGTGGAGCTACTACTAGCTCCAATCTCACGAGCGAGAGAAAAAGGCAGTACATAAATGAGTTTTTCATGTCACAACTACCGGAGGATGTTGAGTCGATTGGAGCTGGTGGCTATACCGATCCAACAGAGGAGCAAGACAACTCCAAGAAGCCCAACATTAAACAGAGCCTATTAAGAACACTCGCCACAGAGGCCACCATACAGAAAACCTTGAAGGGTGAAGTGTCATTGATACAGACCGACCTGGAGTGGTTCGCCACGGGCTTGTCCCATACAACCATTTTTGCCACCATGCGATTCTTTGGCTATACTGAAGGTGCCATTTCGTTCTTCAAAAAGGTTCTTCAGGCGCCTCTCAACGTGCAGTCATCCCCAGACTCGCCGTTGACGGGCAGTCCAAGAGTGCGCCGTCGCGGAGTGCCGATGGCTCACGCGCCAGAGAAGCTCCTTGGCGAGCTTGTTCTCTTCGTCATGGATGTTGTGGTGAACCAACAGGATGGGATGCTACTTTACCGACTCCACGACGACCTATGGCTATGTGGCGAGCCACTGCACTGCAAAAGGGCTTGGGCTGCTATGAACAAGTATGCCAAAATCCTCGGCCTCACCTTCAACAGGGGTAAAACCGGCTCTGTGTACATAACAGAGGGAAAAGAGCGAGATCTCGACGTTGCGAGCGCTTTGCCTGAGGGTCCAGTCCGAGTTGGGCATCTATCTCTTGACCCCAAGTCGGGGATCTGGGAAATCGACCGTAAGGAGGTAGAGGGGCATATGAggcagctgaagaagcaatTGGATGGATGCATAAGTGTGCTGGAATGGGTGCAGACATGGAACAGCTGCATGGGACGGTTTTTTAGTCATACCTTTGGCGAACCAGCAAACTGCTTTGGTCTGCATCACGTTGACAGCATCCTCGAGACTTACCAGATGATGCAGAAATTCTTATTCCCCGCGGCGTCAGATTCATCTCAAAGCAGCCACGGAGCCGTCAGTCACATCAAGCACATGATAAAAGATCGCTTTGGGGTAGATGTACCGGATGCATTCGTCCATTTACCTGAACGCCTGGGAGGACTTGGTCTACGGAATCCCTTCTTGCCTATTCTGATGATTCGGGAAAGCATTGCAAAGAAGTCTCCAACCTCAATCATTCAACAATTCTTTGATGCagaaaaagagagatataaGCGATACAAGAAGAACTTCGACTCTCTGGCAAGTGTTGACAGCCGCATCAATGAAGCTGTCAAGGCCGCAGGAAGTGCAGGAACCGTCAGCTCTAGAACATTTAAGAACTTGCTGTCGACTGAGGAGCTCGAAAATTTCTTCAGCATCAAAGAATACGCAAAGCACAGGGAGCTGACGAGTAATGCCTTGTTGAAGGCTTACATGGCGTTGAAGACTGTACCAGTCGACATTAGCCCAGACTTGGACGCTGATGTTTCGTGGACTCTTAAATCCGCCCTAGGCGCCAATCTAAATAATTCGGGCAGCAAGACGAAAGAAGTTCGGTGGGCATTGCAGATGTATCGGGATGTGTTGCGCCGCGACTATGGAGGTTTGCGTCTTGTGGACAAAGAACACCTGCCGCTAGGTGTATTAACATTGCTACGGAGTAGAGCAGTAACATGGACGATGGTTCTGTAGTATAGGTTTCTATTAGCCAAAGCTAAAGAATAGAGTCTCGAGACGCATGGAAGTTTCTACCCTTTGAGTATGGTGCAAATTGACTTATGCTAGTCTAGACACCACCATGTTGCTCCTTGTTGTTGGTCTGCTGAGTACCTATAGGTGGGAGAACGCGAATATAAATCAACTAATACATATCCCCAGTAAATACCTGACACCTCGTTGACTGTCTAAATCCTTCCTTTATAATTAACTGTAAGAAATACTATTCCTGTTTGATTCCAGACGATCTATGAAGCCGGGCTAGCAGCCGCTTTTGCATTTCCAATGACATCAAGGTCGCTGGCTCACATATTAGTAATTTCTCGATAATACTCGCATGGTGAAGCTTACGAATCACGGCATATGGCAGATATGCCCCAAACAGCAGAGTTTGCTTGGCCTCATGAGTGATAACCTCTGGGCCCAGATGCCACATATCGTTGCAAACTATAGCCGTGCAAAGGCCCGTCACTGCACCGTAGACGACGGCTGCAAGCTCCCCAGAACCAGAGATCCGCTGTTTGGTTAACAGTGCGTGGGTGAGATACAGTGCTAGAGGGAACTGcacaacaagctcaacataGACTAGGAATTCGAAGAAGTGCCCAGGAATGTCAAGGTTATAATAAGGATCAGACATTGTTGTGATGTACCACTGACGATAGGCGACAAGAAAGTGGAATGGCGAGCCACGAGGTTGACATAGAGACTGCGGATAGAATGGAACAAAATCGACGCCTAGTCCAGTCATGAGTTACCTCCATGCGCATCGCAAGCTGATTAAACTTACCTAGCATAGCAGTCAAATGGAGAACTACTATAAATAGATATAGGTAATCGAGAAACGGCTTGTGCGGCGAcatgatgaggatgttgtTGTGTTAACCCAGATTATGAAACTTGGAAAGACAGAAAAGATACGTGTGAAATTGTAAATATGAAAACAAGAAAAGAGCGGGGCAGTACGATCACTCAAATACCAAGCCCGCGCATTATGCCAGCCCTGAACATGCCGAGCTGAGACTTATTAGTGCTGATACTGTACCAGCAAGGCACCATGATGATTGGCCAGAAAGTTGGTGACAAGCGCAAGGTAACAATTGTTAGTTGTGATGTAATCgtgtgttctttttctttttggacACTTGGTTATTATTCATATCCTCCAGATCAGGACGGCAAAGTTAATTCTCCGTAGGAGTCGGTGGATATAGCTTGCGCCTCAGCGCGGCTGTTCTCTTCGGAACCCATGGTAGGTCTCAACACACGCCAAGATAAGTTAGGAATCGCTGCAAGGCACGCTGAAAGTTTGGGTGGCATACCCCGCATGCCCTTTGGGGTAGCCCCTGCTTGATACCCAGGGCAAGTAGGGTCTCGAACAGCTCTAGCGAGGTTAATTACACTCACAAGACTCCGTCCAGGACCTCGAGGGCTGTGAGAAGATAATTTGCAGCGCCCTACGTGTCATGCATCCCGATGCCACGTGTTTTCAGGGTTGCTTGGGATATAAGGATGAATATTTCTAGAGCTTCTATATGCTGATCCCCGTTCCAAGTTGTGAGACTCAAACAATACGCAAACCTCCTCCTGGAGTATGGCGATATCGTGGAGCGCCGTGCTGGTCACTTGTTTGAACATCTTCCCCAACTTTATCTGCGATATTAGGTAGGCTAGGAATGTTTTAATTTCATCCCACATTATTAGAGTCAGCTGAACTTCACGCCATGATGACGGTTGAGATGACGTCAACCATCGTCAGAAGCCTTTTTACCATGACTTCAATGGGGCATTCAGTCTCAACCTAGACAAAACAACATCTCACTTGTAAACAATCTTCAAGAGTTCGTTACGCTCAATATGGTGATCCAATATCAAGGGGCTCAGATCCCCATCTCGTTCGCATCATGCAGCATCCCCatgaagatcaaggccaGCCTTCCCGATAAGCTTGGCGCCATTCGAAAAGCCGGCTTCGACGGAATTGAGCTTTCTATGCCTGATATCCTTGACTATGGAAAACTTCTCAGTGGATCTCAACCAAAAGAGGACGACTATGACACGCTTGCGAATGTCGCGAAGCAGATCAAGTCGTTGACGGATGAACTAGGCCTCAAGATTATGATGCTTCAGCCTTTTGCGAATTTTGAGGGATGGAAGAAAGGTGaacatgatgagaagagaaaaCAGGCTTTTGATAAGGCGAAGGGCTGGGTCAAGGTTATGGAGGCTGCCGGCATCACATTGCTTCAGGTAAATCCGCCCACATTAAATATGCTAACAGCCCACTAATCAATCACAGGTTGGCTCATCTGACTCTGAAGGCATCTCGTCCTCATTCGACGACTTAGCCTCCGATCTCGCAGAACTAGCAGACCTTCTCGCCGAAAAAGGCTTCAGCATTGCCTACGAAAACTGGTGCTGGGCAACCCACGCCCCAACCTGGAAAACAGTCTGGCAGATCATTCAAAAGGCAAACAGACCCAACATCGGTCTGTGTCTCGATACGTTCCAAACCGCGGGTCTCGAGTGGGGTGATCCAACTACCAAAGACGGTCTAATCGAAGCAAGCAGTGATGAAGAGCGCAAAACTCGCTGGCACAAGAGTCTTGAAGAACTAGCTTCCACTGTCCCGGCAGATAAGATTTATCTCCTTCAGATCTCAGATGCGTATAAGATGGATCCTCCTATTGAGGATAAGAAAGACGAGGAGGGAAGTCGACCTAGAGCGAGGTGGAGTCATGATTATAGGCCTTTGCCGTGTGATGGAGGGTATTTGCCTGTTCATGATATGCTACATGCTGTGCTGAAGACAGGGTTTAATGGTTGGTTGTCTGTGGAGGTGTTTGATGGGCTTGAGGGGGAGAATACGGATATGAATGAGTATACGGTCGCGGCCGTTGAGTCGCTGAAGAAACTCATCCAGGTTAGTGAATGAGTTAGTTCGCGGTTATTACGAGGGGCATTATGAGAGCAATAATAAAAGGTTCGTTTTGACTGGTCTGATTTTCTTCCTATGCCGAAGATTCTACTTTTCTGCTTGTCATGCTATCAAGATATCTTGCTTGTGACAGCAGTATACTCCCTCAAGTCCTCCAAGGCATTGCCATGTTCACTCTCAATAACCTCAGCATGTTTCACAGAGCGAGGCGTGATTGAGCAAGGAAACGGCAAAGGGCTCGAGTTGAAGCCTTCCGAATAGGCAAAGCTATCCAATATTAGCATGCAGCGCTCTTCATGCGCTCAGTCCTTCAACTTAcatatcagcatcaacgTCTCGccccttctcatccttctcaggGTTGACCTCGAAGCCCCATAGGATACGCGCGATGTTGAGTGTCACTGATGCAGCTCCGAGGTGCATGCCTGGGCAGATTCGTCGACCCCAGCCAAAGGCACTATGACCGAGAGTACCGGGGTACTCGCGCTTCTCCATGAAGCGCTCAGGCCTGAACTCGTGAGGCTCAGGGAAGTCGGCTTCGTTAAGATGCACTGAGGAGATTAGTCATTGTCAAATAATTGGTCAATGCCATACTGACAGGTCCAAAGTGGTGCGATGATGGTGCTTCCCTTGGGAATGAACATGCCCTTGTAGACATGGTCTGCGGTGCTAGCATGGGGAGTGCCTCCGAGCACGGCAACAGGTCTCCACCGAAGGGTTTCGGATGCGATGGCCCTGACGTATTCTAGCTTGGGAAGATCATCGAAGGTTGGAAGGCGGTCACTGCCTACAACTCTGTCAAGTTCTTCCTGAGCTTTGGGAATGAACTGAGGTCCGAACTTGACGCATGCGAGAAGGAAGCTGGCGAGTGATCCCGCAGACTAGAAAAGTTAGCCATAATTCCGTACGTCCGAGCATGGAACTCACCGTCTCTACACCAGCTCCAAAGGGTGATCCTGCGGTATACGCAATTTCTAGGTCACTCATACCCAAGCTCTCctgttcttcaagaagatgtTTCGCGAAGCAAGTTGGTGAAGTACCTTTAGCGACCTTCTCGCGCACCTCATCCATGAGCTCCGTATAGAGTTGGATATCTTTCTGACGTTGCTGTAGAACTTCCTTTTTCCAAGGGGCCAAGAATGTAGGGAGATACTTGAGAGCCGGATAGCGCTCGACGGCGTACTTTCCGGGAATACTACAACACCGTCAGCGTCAGATCGGATATGGGATAGATGTAAACTCACTTAACCATAGTCAGACGCTCCATAGCCTCAGCATTGCGTCTCACCACAATATCACTCCTCACATCCTCAACCCTCCGTCCATAAGTAACAGTAACAATAACTGACGCTGCATACCTTTCCAAATGCATCCTAAAATCAGCAGGCCTCTTCAAAAGATCAAGCATCAAAACCTTTGACTCAAGACTCTGAATCGGTCTATACGTCTCACTCTGTCTCTGCATAAACCCACTATGCAATAACTTCCTCCACCGTCTCCAATACGAAGCATAAGGCGCCATAAGACCTCTCATACCGCCGGAGAGCAATTCACCGCCCATGATGAATCGTGGACGGGAGGAGAATACAGCGCCGcgcttctcgagaagatccCAGGCGGCTTGGGCGGAACCGAGGATTATGGTTGGTGTTGGGCCGAGTTGAAGATAAACAACATCGCCGTATTGCTGGCTGAGTTCTTGGAACCAGAGCCATGGCTTGCGGATGCCGGTTCTGATGGTCTTGGGACCTGGGGGGAGTTGGGAGCGGTGGGAGTAGAGTTTCCATTCTTGTTGGAGCTGAAGTTGTGAGTATTGGTAAAGGGACGGTTGTCATTGGTGGATCATGCTTACCCTTGGGAATATGAGGGCGAGATATGTCAGGCCCAGAGCGACGACGGCGTAGAGGATGAGTTTTACCACCATTTTGTCAGTACTTACAGTGAGTTTCACCGAGCCTTGCCAGTACTGAAAGATTCACAGGCTGGCAGCTTGGCAAAAGTAAGAGCTGTATCTGGAAGCAAGATGTATGTCACTTGTCAGTCGGCTATCATCCGGTAATAAAAGAAGCCGAAAACACGCATTCATACAACCGAAACAACCTCAACTGCCACCCTCAACTGCCGACCAAAAAGACTGGATAAGCCAACCCCGCGTCAACGACTCAGACTAAGGGCATTAAAGGATGCTCTAATGACTCTAACTTCTCGAGGCGAGATGTCATGTTATTCCCAACCCCGCGTTCTAAACTACAACCGGTTATGCCGAGATGTTTAAACCCGGGGTTCTCCACTGAGCTAGAGATTGGTGGATCCGGGGGGGGGCAAGAAAACATCTGACATTGAGACAAGATGTCAAAATAAACTGGTCTACAAGTTATAGAACTTATCGCTGGGTTTGCCTGAGACTTTTTGTCATTTAGGATAGATgtcccaagttttcttgtctCCACTAGATTGGTGGGACACTCCGACATCCTTGTTTTTCGGTTAATTTTACCCCGAGTTTAGATAAAGAGGTTTGCATTGCATCGCTTTGGGGAGAATATGCTGAGGATACTGATTGAATCATTATTGTCTTTGAGTAATTCTGAACGGCTGCAAAAATGAAGAGTGACGCTTGGCTTAGCAAGCCCTTCTTGACTTCTATATTCCTTGGAATAGGAGGCTTTCTCTATGGATTGTAAGTCCGTAGCCTTATCAGTCATCTCTATCATGCTAACACACTGGCAGTGACTCCGGCATCATCACGCCAAGCTTGGCGCTGGGCTCATTCCTCACCTACTTCGGCAAACCAGATCCTCCCCTTCGAGGCGCCATTGTGTCTATGTACCAAGCAGGAGCTTGGTTGGGCAGTGCGTCAGTCGGTATCACCAGTGACAAACTCGGTCGTCGCAAAGCCATTGCTTTCGGTTGCATTTGGGGTGTCATTGGCGG belongs to Fusarium oxysporum Fo47 chromosome V, complete sequence and includes:
- a CDS encoding xylose isomerase-like protein yields the protein MVIQYQGAQIPISFASCSIPMKIKASLPDKLGAIRKAGFDGIELSMPDILDYGKLLSGSQPKEDDYDTLANVAKQIKSLTDELGLKIMMLQPFANFEGWKKGEHDEKRKQAFDKAKGWVKVMEAAGITLLQVGSSDSEGISSSFDDLASDLAELADLLAEKGFSIAYENWCWATHAPTWKTVWQIIQKANRPNIGLCLDTFQTAGLEWGDPTTKDGLIEASSDEERKTRWHKSLEELASTVPADKIYLLQISDAYKMDPPIEDKKDEEGSRPRARWSHDYRPLPCDGGYLPVHDMLHAVLKTGFNGWLSVEVFDGLEGENTDMNEYTVAAVESLKKLIQVSE
- a CDS encoding transmembrane protein 6/97, with protein sequence MSPHKPFLDYLYLFIVVLHLTAMLGVDFVPFYPQSLCQPRGSPFHFLVAYRQWYITTMSDPYYNLDIPGHFFEFLVYVELVVQFPLALYLTHALLTKQRISGSGELAAVVYGAVTGLCTAIVCNDMWHLGPEVITHEAKQTLLFGAYLPYAVIPSDLDVIGNAKAAASPAS
- a CDS encoding cytochrome P450 codes for the protein MVVKLILYAVVALGLTYLALIFPRLQQEWKLYSHRSQLPPGPKTIRTGIRKPWLWFQELSQQYGDVVYLQLGPTPTIILGSAQAAWDLLEKRGAVFSSRPRFIMGGELLSGGMRGLMAPYASYWRRWRKLLHSGFMQRQSETYRPIQSLESKVLMLDLLKRPADFRMHLERYAASVIVTVTYGRRVEDVRSDIVVRRNAEAMERLTMVNIPGKYAVERYPALKYLPTFLAPWKKEVLQQRQKDIQLYTELMDEVREKVAKGTSPTCFAKHLLEEQESLGMSDLEIAYTAGSPFGAGVETSAGSLASFLLACVKFGPQFIPKAQEELDRVVGSDRLPTFDDLPKLEYVRAIASETLRWRPVAVLGGTPHASTADHVYKGMFIPKGSTIIAPLWTLHLNEADFPEPHEFRPERFMEKREYPGTLGHSAFGWGRRICPGMHLGAASVTLNIARILWGFEVNPEKDEKGRDVDADIFAYSEGFNSSPLPFPCSITPRSVKHAEVIESEHGNALEDLREYTAVTSKIS